A region of the Rhizobium binae genome:
TTTTCCGACAGTCAGACGGCAAGTTATCACGGCAGCACCGCCCAGATTTTCTCGGAGGCGTCATACGATTTCGGCCTCTCCCGTGACCTGATTGTGGCCCCGTTCGGCAGATTGGACTATGCAATCGGCCAGCGCGACAACTTCCACGAGGACGGCGGCGCAGCCTCCCTTTCGGGCGAGAGCGCACGGGAAGATCTGTTTGCGACGACTGTGGGGCTACGGACGAAACGACAGGCTTCGATCGCCGGAAAGAGTGTCACCACTGGTTTTGATGTCGCCTGGAGACGGATCGCCGATCAGGATACGCCGCTCGCCGCTCTGGCATTCGAAAATGGCGGCAGTTTCGTCGTGAAAGGGCTGCGCAATGCCGAAAACAGCGTCGTTGCGGGCGGATCCGTGACATTGCAGCTGACGGAGGCAGCGGCCGCTTCCCTGTCGTACCGAGGACAATTCGGCGATGGCCTCAACCGCCACAGCGCCAATGCCCGGTTGGACGTCAGATTCTAGAGCATGAGTGTGAGCGATTTTCGGACGACATCATGCTCTAACTGTTTAAGGATTCAAATCTAAGGCCCACCCGGCCTTAAATCATCCTGTTCTAGCGAGGCGCTTTCGCATCCGGAGCGGATGGATAGCTGCTTGGCGAACGTCGGTTAAACCTCACTGTTTCTCTCCTAAGCCTCGGTCGGATAATCCCCGAATTTGGCCTATCCGATCGCGATCGGCCGGCGGCGAAGAAATTTGCAACGCACTTCTGTGGCGGCGCGACACGAGCAGCATTGCCAATTCAAGGGCTTGATCCTAATTTGGGCGACAAGGGGAGAGGGACCATGAGGCTGTCAGCTCTTATTCCATCAGCGGCTGCCGCAGCGCTGCTATTGGCCTTCACATCCGATGCCGCCGCTAAAGGCGGAAAGCACCACAATCACAGAAGCTGTGCACAGCTGCAGGCGATGATGGATCATGGTTTGACCGGCGGCAAACATGCCGACGATGGCGTCGAAAGGAAGGCAAAGATCGAAAAGAAGATGAGGAAGAAAGGCTGCCAGGGGTGATGAAGCCGCAAACGGCCTCGCGTGCCAGCAAAGGACGCCGGATGGGAGCCCGCGCTCGTGCCGAATGCGAACATGGCTCGACCGGAGCGGGCGCGCAGGGGTGGCAACTCAAGCGAGACGAGTGACGGATATGCCCGACGGTCGGTTCGGCGCCTTCATCACCTGCGCCTCTATGCTGGCAGGGTTTTGCAGATCTGCACCCGTCTATCCAGCCGGAAAAAGCAATAGAAATTGCCGGTCGCCTTCCGGGGTAAAGAGGATCGAGCGGCTTTCCGCCGTGCGCCGCGCCCAGCCCTTGTCGAGGAAGCTTGAGAGCAGCGCCTTGCCGAGGCTGCCGGCGAGGTGCGCCCGCCTTTCGCTCCAGTCGAGGCAGGAGCGGCAGAGCGGCCGGCGCGACGATCTGAGATCGCCGACATCGATGCCGATGCCTTTGAGATCGTTTTCGCCCTTTTCGGTCAGCGCCAGGCCGTCTCCGATCGCGTCGATCGCGCCTGAGGCAATCAGGCTGTCGAGCATGCGCACGCCGTAATCGCCGGCCAGATGATCGTAGCAGATGCGCGCCTTGCGCAGCGCCGGCTCCTTCGGCCCTGGCCGGTGGCGCAGATGCCCGCGCCCGGCGGCAAAACCCATCATGCTTTCGATCAGCCGGGCGGCCGCCTCGTCGGCGAGCGTGAAATAACGGTGGCGCCCCTGCTTGCGCTGGGCCAGCAGCCCGCCGGCTTCGAGCTTGGCGAGATGGGTGCTGGCCGTCTGCACGGTGATGCCGCCGACGCCGGCAAGCTCGGTCGCCGTCAGCGCCTGCCCGCCGGTCAGCGCCGCCAGCATGTTGGCCCGCGCCGGATCGCCGATCAGCGCACCGATCTGTGCAATGTCAGGGCCTTCCTTCATACTTCGATCGTAACCGAAGCATCGCCGTCAGGCAATGTGCGAAAACAGGCGAGCACAAAGGAGAACCCGATGATCACCTGCTTCATCCGCTACGAAATCGAGGCCTTCAAGAAAGACGCCTTCGCCGAATATGCCCGCAACTGGGGCCAGGTGATCCCGAAAAACGGCGCCGATCTGATCGGCTATTTCGCCCCGCACGAGGGATCGGCGACGACAGCCTACGGCGTCTATAATATCGAGAGCCTCGCCGCCTACGAAGCCTATCGCGCCCGGCTGGCCGCCGACCCGCTCGGCCGCGAGAATTACGAATTTGCCAGGCGCGAACGCTTCATCCTGAAGGAAGACCGCATCTTCCTGAAAAACGTCTCCGCCCCTCACGCCAAGCTGGTGCTGCCATGATCGCCGTCATTTTCGAAGTCGTGCCCTATATGGGCGAGCGTCACAAATATCTCGATCTCGCCGGCGAATTGCGCGCCGAACTCGAAAAGATCGACGGCTTCCTCTCGATCGAACGGTTCGAGAGCCTGACGAACCGTGGCAAGCTGCTGTCGCTCTCCTTCTTCCGCGACGAGGAGGCGGTGAAGGAATGGCGCAATCTCGAGGCGCACCGGGCCGCGCAACAGGCCGGACGCGGCGGCATCTTCGCCGATTACCGCCTGCGGATTGCCAGTGTGGTGCGCGATTACGGCATGTTCGAACGCGATGAGGCGCCGGCCGACAGCCGCAGAGTTCATGACGCGGCGTGATCGTGGGAGAGGGCCGCCGGTGCAATAAATTCCCGATTTCGGCCACCCCTTCAGGCTTTGGTAACTAAGTTGCGTAACCATAACGGAGAGTTAAGCGTAGAGCGTATGAGTGAGTATCAGAATGGCGTCAGTTTTTCCGCTTGCCGACCTCAAGGCCTCCATCAAGCCGGATTCCCGGCAGGAGTCCTGGATCGACACGATCATCAAGGGTGACTGCGTCAGCGCCCTTGAAGCCTTGCCCACCCACTCCGTCGACGTGATCTTTGCCGATCCGCCCTATAACCTCCAGCTCGGCGGAACGCTGCACCGTCCCGACCAGTCGCTGGTCGATGCGGTCGACGACGAATGGGATCAGTTTGCCTCCTTCGAGGCCTATGACGCCTTCACCCGCGCCTGGCTGCTCGCCTGCCGCCGTGTCTTGAAGCCGACCGGCTCGATCTGGGTGATCGGCTCCTACCACAACATCTTCCGCGTCGGCGCGACGCTGCAGGATCTGAACTTCTGGATCCTGAACGACATCATCTGGCGCAAGACCAATCCGATGCCGAATTTCAAGGGCCGCCGTTTCCAGAACGCCCATGAGACGATGATCTGGGCAAGTCCCAATGCCAAGGCCAAGGGCTATACCTTCAACTACGATGCGATGAAGGCGGCCAATGACGACGTGCAGATGCGCTCCGACTGGCTGTTCCCGATCTGCAACGGCAATGAACGGCTGAAGGGTGAGGACGGCAAGAAGGTGCATCCGACCCAGAAGCCGGAAGCGCTGCTCGCCCGCGTCATCATGGCTTCGACCAAACCCGGCGATATCGTGCTCGATCCCTTCTTCGGCTCGGGAACGACGGGCGCCGTCGCCAAGCGCCTCGGCCGTCACTTCGTCGGCATCGAGCGCGAGCAGGATTATATCGATGCGGCATCGGCCCGCATCGCCGCCGTCGAGCCGCTCGGCAAGGCGGAGCTGACCGTCATGACCGGCAAGAAGGCCGAAGTCCGCGTCGCCTTCAACGTGCTTGTTGAAAGCGGCCTGATCAAGCCCGGCCAGGTGCTGACCGACGCCAAGCGCCGTTATAGCGCGATCGTGCGCGCCGACGGCACGGTGGCATCAGGCGGCGAGGCCGGCTCCATTCATCGTCTCGGCGCCAAGGTGCAGGGTCTCGATGCATGCAACGGATGGACCTTCTGGCATTTCGAAGACGGGCAGTCCCTGCGCCCGATCGACGATCTCAGGTCCATCATCCGCAGTGATCTGGCGAAGGTGGAGTGAGCAGCACTTTCGCAAGATCGACATAGCTTCTTCCGGTTTCCTCCAGTTGCGGAAGAAGGCCAAGGCGCCCGGGGTTCGAACCCGGGCGTCTTCTATTTTAGAAATCCTTGTAGTCGGTGACGTCGACGCGGATGATGCGGCCTTCCGAATTGAAGGTGATCGTCTCCTCGCCCTCGCGGATCAGCGGCTTGCCCGTTTTGCTGTGGGTGGCGCGGAGCGACCAGACGGCCCGGCCGGATAGCGGCGTCAGTGTCTCGACAAGAGAGTTTTCCGCCGTCTGATCGGGATAGTCGTCGAAATAGCGCCGGAAGGCGGCCATAATCTCGGGCCGTCCCGAAAGGCTGCCGACGCCATTCGAGATATAGGTGGCGTCGTCGGCGAAATAGCCCTCGATAACAGGAAAATCCAGCGCGTTGATCGCGGCGTGGAAGCGTTCGATTTCCTCTGCCGGGTCGAAGGCCATGGCGCTCAAACCTTCAGACCGTAGTCAGCGAGATCGCTGCGCAGCTTCTCGGCGCCCGAAAACAGCACCGCGTTCCAGCCGAAGGCCCTGGCGCCTTCGACATTAACAGGCGCGTCGTCGATGAAGATCGTCGCCTTCGGATCGAGGCCGAAGCTCCTCGTATGGCTCGCGTAGATCGCGGCATCCGGCTTGATCAGGCCGACATCGCCGGAAACGGTCACGCCGCGCGGCAGCTTGAGGAAAGGAAAGCGCTCCTGCGCCTCGCGAAAAGTGTCGGAGGCGAAATTGGTCAGCATCGTTACGTCGCGGCCTTCGGCGATCAGCCCTTCCAGGATCGCGACGCTGTCGTCATAGGCGTGCGGCACCATCTCGTGCCAGTATTTGCGGAAGGCGCGGATATGCTCTTCGCGAGCCGGATGCGCGGCAATCAGCAGCGCTTCGGCCTCTTCCCAGGTGCGGCCGCGGTCCTGCTCGATGTTCCAGTCATGGGTGCAGATATTGGCGAAAAACCAGTTGCGCTCGGTCTCATCGGGAATGAGGCGGGCGAAGGGAAGATGCGGATCGTAATGAATAAGAACTTTGCCGATATCGAAAACGATGTGTTTTATCTCGGGGGTCATGGTCATGCCTTGGATGTTTTGAACGCGAGAGGAATAGCCGCTGCGATCGCTTTTTTCATGATGGTCGGCAAGGCCTGCGCTTCAAGATTTGTAACCGGCTCCCACCATTCGTCATTCACGCCATCATTCAGCGTCGGCTTTGCAGCGATCGCCGCCCGCCAGATCGACAGCCGGAGTTCGAAATGGGTGAAGACATGAATGACGGTGCCGCAGGCTAGCCAGGCCGCCTCGAAGGGCGCGGCGGTGACGGAGGTCTCGCCGTCGATGCGCGCAGTCCAGGCCGTCGTCGGCACCTCGGTCATGCCGCCGAGCAGGCCGCTTTCCGCCCGCCGCCTGAGCAGGATCTCGCCATCGCCCGTTACCGCGATGAAGGCCGCGCCGTGGCGCACCGGCTTTTCCTTCTTCGCCGCCTTGACGGGAAAGAGTTCGGGATCGGAAAGCTTCAGCGCCTGACACGATCCGCGGAACAGACAGAGCGAACAAGCCGGCCGCTTCGGCGTGCAGATCGTCGCGCCGAGATCCATCATCGCCTGGGCGAAATCGCCGGGCCGATCGGCGGGCGTCATCAGCGCCACCTTGTCCTTCATCACGGGCTTGGCGGCCGGCAGCGACGTTTCGATCGCATGGAGCCTGGAGATCACCCGCTCGACATTGCCGTCCATGACGGCCGCCCGCCGGTTGAAGGCGATGGCCGCGACGGCCGCCGCCGTATAGTCGCCGATGCCGGGCAGCGCCTTGAGGCCGGCTTCGGTATCGGGAAAGATACCGCCGTGCTCCTTCGCTACCGCCTCGGCGCATTTCTTCAGATTGCGGGCCCGCGCATAATAGCCGAGCCCCGCCCAGGCGGCCATGACCGCGTCGCTTTCGGCCGAGGCAAGGTCGGTGACCTCGGGCCAGCGCGTGAGAAACCGCTCGAAATAGGGTTTGACCACCTGCACCGTCGTCTGCTGCAGCATCACTTCCGACAGCCAGACACGATAGGGATCGGGCTTGACGCCGCGCGCTGCCATGGCGGGCGTCACCCGCCAGGGCAGATCGCGGTGATGGCGGTCGTACCAGTCGAGCAGGGGCTGTGCGTGAGGCGTGTCGGGTGTGGTGATCGTCATGATTTGCCGCGATGAGGGGAAGGCCCTATACTTGGCGAAGCAATGGCGCGCGATCAAGGCGGCCGCGCCAATTGGCAGCCGTGCCCAAGGGTTTCGATGAGTTATCCACGCAAAGATGTGAAGCAGATTTCCGAGCTGGCGAACGGGCTGATCGATCCTGTCCTGGCGCGCCGCGCCGGCATCAACACGGCGCTGCTTGGCTCGTGGAGCGAAATCGCCGGCGAGGATTTCGCCGATTGCACCCGGCCCGAAAAGATCGCCTGGGCCCGCGGCGGCGGCGATGACGGCAGCTTCCGCCCCGGCGTGCTGACGATCGCCTGCGAAGGCGCGCGCGCGCTTTTCCTCACCCATGCCCAGGGCGAACTCATCCAGCGCATCAACAGCTTCTTCGGCTTTTCCGCCGTCCACCAGATCCGCATCGTCCAGAAGCCGGTGTCGCAAGCCATCCGCCGCTCCCGCACGCCGCCGCCGCTGAAGGGCGAGGCCGCCC
Encoded here:
- a CDS encoding nuclear transport factor 2 family protein yields the protein MAFDPAEEIERFHAAINALDFPVIEGYFADDATYISNGVGSLSGRPEIMAAFRRYFDDYPDQTAENSLVETLTPLSGRAVWSLRATHSKTGKPLIREGEETITFNSEGRIIRVDVTDYKDF
- a CDS encoding ArsR/SmtB family transcription factor, with protein sequence MKEGPDIAQIGALIGDPARANMLAALTGGQALTATELAGVGGITVQTASTHLAKLEAGGLLAQRKQGRHRYFTLADEAAARLIESMMGFAAGRGHLRHRPGPKEPALRKARICYDHLAGDYGVRMLDSLIASGAIDAIGDGLALTEKGENDLKGIGIDVGDLRSSRRPLCRSCLDWSERRAHLAGSLGKALLSSFLDKGWARRTAESRSILFTPEGDRQFLLLFPAG
- a CDS encoding NIPSNAP family protein translates to MITCFIRYEIEAFKKDAFAEYARNWGQVIPKNGADLIGYFAPHEGSATTAYGVYNIESLAAYEAYRARLAADPLGRENYEFARRERFILKEDRIFLKNVSAPHAKLVLP
- a CDS encoding DUF721 domain-containing protein, which codes for MSYPRKDVKQISELANGLIDPVLARRAGINTALLGSWSEIAGEDFADCTRPEKIAWARGGGDDGSFRPGVLTIACEGARALFLTHAQGELIQRINSFFGFSAVHQIRIVQKPVSQAIRRSRTPPPLKGEAARKLEGMMEGIEGDKLRQAIQRLGTAVMGKRGR
- the mutY gene encoding A/G-specific adenine glycosylase encodes the protein MTITTPDTPHAQPLLDWYDRHHRDLPWRVTPAMAARGVKPDPYRVWLSEVMLQQTTVQVVKPYFERFLTRWPEVTDLASAESDAVMAAWAGLGYYARARNLKKCAEAVAKEHGGIFPDTEAGLKALPGIGDYTAAAVAAIAFNRRAAVMDGNVERVISRLHAIETSLPAAKPVMKDKVALMTPADRPGDFAQAMMDLGATICTPKRPACSLCLFRGSCQALKLSDPELFPVKAAKKEKPVRHGAAFIAVTGDGEILLRRRAESGLLGGMTEVPTTAWTARIDGETSVTAAPFEAAWLACGTVIHVFTHFELRLSIWRAAIAAKPTLNDGVNDEWWEPVTNLEAQALPTIMKKAIAAAIPLAFKTSKA
- a CDS encoding antibiotic biosynthesis monooxygenase family protein, which codes for MIAVIFEVVPYMGERHKYLDLAGELRAELEKIDGFLSIERFESLTNRGKLLSLSFFRDEEAVKEWRNLEAHRAAQQAGRGGIFADYRLRIASVVRDYGMFERDEAPADSRRVHDAA
- a CDS encoding site-specific DNA-methyltransferase, whose amino-acid sequence is MASVFPLADLKASIKPDSRQESWIDTIIKGDCVSALEALPTHSVDVIFADPPYNLQLGGTLHRPDQSLVDAVDDEWDQFASFEAYDAFTRAWLLACRRVLKPTGSIWVIGSYHNIFRVGATLQDLNFWILNDIIWRKTNPMPNFKGRRFQNAHETMIWASPNAKAKGYTFNYDAMKAANDDVQMRSDWLFPICNGNERLKGEDGKKVHPTQKPEALLARVIMASTKPGDIVLDPFFGSGTTGAVAKRLGRHFVGIEREQDYIDAASARIAAVEPLGKAELTVMTGKKAEVRVAFNVLVESGLIKPGQVLTDAKRRYSAIVRADGTVASGGEAGSIHRLGAKVQGLDACNGWTFWHFEDGQSLRPIDDLRSIIRSDLAKVE
- a CDS encoding HAD family hydrolase; the encoded protein is MTPEIKHIVFDIGKVLIHYDPHLPFARLIPDETERNWFFANICTHDWNIEQDRGRTWEEAEALLIAAHPAREEHIRAFRKYWHEMVPHAYDDSVAILEGLIAEGRDVTMLTNFASDTFREAQERFPFLKLPRGVTVSGDVGLIKPDAAIYASHTRSFGLDPKATIFIDDAPVNVEGARAFGWNAVLFSGAEKLRSDLADYGLKV